A single window of Zootoca vivipara chromosome 17, rZooViv1.1, whole genome shotgun sequence DNA harbors:
- the TDRKH gene encoding tudor and KH domain-containing protein isoform X3, translated as MAAEKGSWSSLTTLQKVALALGVPASGAILYILYRRYRESQEERLTFVGEEELQVEMKIPKDAVKLLIGRHGANVKQLRKDTQARIDVDVEDSGEERLIRIWGSAVQVCKAKAAIHQILEENLAVTEKILVPQRAVGRIIGRGGETVRAIHQSTGAKIDCDREGSFSLNRQITLSGTRKEVLAAKKLIAEKVLEDEAFHKKLSHAAMARSQRKQPLGTRKEDAGGSGDRRRGPPCTEEAFHQPLGTPHHEGATGKIPEYPPDEPRSEDGSSSESLSETSCLSYAFEVPSPDFSFHTNEHLEVYVSASETPNHFWIQIIGSRTFQLDKLTHEMTQYYGSSLSAPQPEPLKVNVGDIVAAPYPEDRAWYRARVLGTLGNGNMDLYYVDFGDNGEAPLEKLQPLRSDFLSLPFQAIECGLAGIAPAGVSWSEAALDEFDRLTHCAKWKPVLAKISSYLPAGSSTWPHVRLYNATSGQDIDVGAELVRLGYAVQCPQDGDGGAGDGPDPLDKGAQHRSLGDTTGVSLESLLSDTQKTPDEMPLTLSCLSLSGKLLCPTTWVCAPVCPGHFPKQEHEDS; from the exons ATGGCAGCTGAGAAGGGCTCCTGGAGCAGTCTGACAACGCTGCAGAAGGTGGCCCTGGCGCTCGGTGTCCCCGCCAGCGGGGCTATTCTGTACATCCTGTACCGCCGTTACCGGGAGAGCCAAG AGGAGCGGCTGACGTTTGTGGGCGAGGAGGAGCTCCAGGTGGAGATGAAGATCCCGAAGGATGCCGTGAAGCTGCTCATCGGGCGCCACGGAGCCAACGTCAAGCAG CTGCGGAAGGACACCCAGGCCCGCATTGATGTCGACGTGGAAGATTCTGGCGAGGAGCGCCTGATCCGCATCTGGGGCTCCGCCGTCCAGGTGTGCAAGGCCAAAGCCGCCATCCACCAGATCCTGGAGGAGAACTTGGCCGTGACGGAAAAGATCCTTGTGCCCCAGCGTGCCGTGGGGCGCATCATTG GCAGGGGCGGGGAGACGGTGCGAGCCATCCACCAGAGCACGGGGGCCAAGATCGATTGCGACCGTGAAGGGAGTTTTTCGCTCAACCGCCAGATCACGCTCTCTGGGACCCGCAAGGAGGTGCTAGCAGCTAAG AAACTGATCGCGGAAAAGGTTTTGGAGGACGAGGCCTTCCACAAGAAGCTCTCGCACGCGGCTATGGCCCGGTCCCAGCGGAAGCAGCCTCTGGGCACGAGGAAGGAGGACGCTGGCGGCAGCGGCGACCGGAGGCGGGGTCCCCCTTGCACCGAAGAAGCTTTCCATCAGCCGCTGGGGACCCCACACCACGAAGGAGCCACTGGGAAGATCCCAGAATATCCCCCCGATGAGCCGAGGAGCGAAGATGGCTCATCCTCCGAGTCCTTATCGGAAACCTCTTGTCTGAGCTATGCTTTCGAAG TCCCCAGCCCAGACTTCAGCTTCCACACCAACGAGCACCTGGAGGTCTACGTCTCGGCCTCCGAGACCCCCAACCACTTCTGGATCCAGATTATCGGCTCGCGCACCTTCCAACTAGACAAGCTGACCCACGAAATGACGCAGTATTACGGCAGCAGCCTTTCG GCTCCCCAGCCGGAACCCCTGAAGGTGAACGTGGGGGACATCGTAGCCGCCCCCTACCCCGAAGACCGCGCCTGGTACAGAGCCAGAGTCCTTGGCACTTTGGGCAATGGAAACATGGACCTCTACTACGTGGACTTTGGTGACAACGGAGAGGCTCCTTTGGAGAAGCTGCAGCCGTTACG GAGTGACTTCCTCAGCCTCCCCTTCCAAGCAATAGAGTGCGGCCTCGCCGGCATCGCTCCAGCGG GAGTGTCTTGGTCCGAAGCCGCATTGGACGAGTTTGACCGCCTCACACACTGCGCCAAGTGGAAGCCGGTGCTGGCAAAGATCTCCAGCTACCTGCCTGCTGGGAGCAGCACCTGGCCTCACGTCAGATTGTACAACGCCACCAGCGGGCAG GACATCGACGTCGGCGCGGAGCTGGTGCGGTTGGGCTACGCGGTGCAGTGCCCACAGGATGGAGACGGCGGGGCTGGAGATGGGCCCGATCCGTTGGACAAAGGTGCCCAGCACAGAAGCCTG GGAGACACGACAGGGGTGTCCCTGGAGAGCCTTCTCTCAGACACGCAGAAGACCCCTGACGAGATGCCCCTCACTTTGTCTTGCCTCAGCCTTTCGGGTAAGCTCCTCTGTCCCACTACATGGGTTTGTGCACCGGTGTGCCCTGGTCACTTCCCAAAACAGGAACACGAGGACTCCTGA
- the TDRKH gene encoding tudor and KH domain-containing protein isoform X1 → MYLVGLSRGEMQLRKFFPFPFRVPPAGAMAAEKGSWSSLTTLQKVALALGVPASGAILYILYRRYRESQEERLTFVGEEELQVEMKIPKDAVKLLIGRHGANVKQLRKDTQARIDVDVEDSGEERLIRIWGSAVQVCKAKAAIHQILEENLAVTEKILVPQRAVGRIIGRGGETVRAIHQSTGAKIDCDREGSFSLNRQITLSGTRKEVLAAKKLIAEKVLEDEAFHKKLSHAAMARSQRKQPLGTRKEDAGGSGDRRRGPPCTEEAFHQPLGTPHHEGATGKIPEYPPDEPRSEDGSSSESLSETSCLSYAFEVPSPDFSFHTNEHLEVYVSASETPNHFWIQIIGSRTFQLDKLTHEMTQYYGSSLSAPQPEPLKVNVGDIVAAPYPEDRAWYRARVLGTLGNGNMDLYYVDFGDNGEAPLEKLQPLRSDFLSLPFQAIECGLAGIAPAGVSWSEAALDEFDRLTHCAKWKPVLAKISSYLPAGSSTWPHVRLYNATSGQDIDVGAELVRLGYAVQCPQDGDGGAGDGPDPLDKGAQHRSLGDTTGVSLESLLSDTQKTPDEMPLTLSCLSLSGKLLCPTTWVCAPVCPGHFPKQEHEDS, encoded by the exons ATGTACTTGGTCGGCCTCTCCCGTGGGGAGATGCAGCTGAGGAAATTTTTCCCCTTCCCGTTTAGGGTGCCTCCAGCAGGGGCCATGGCAGCTGAGAAGGGCTCCTGGAGCAGTCTGACAACGCTGCAGAAGGTGGCCCTGGCGCTCGGTGTCCCCGCCAGCGGGGCTATTCTGTACATCCTGTACCGCCGTTACCGGGAGAGCCAAG AGGAGCGGCTGACGTTTGTGGGCGAGGAGGAGCTCCAGGTGGAGATGAAGATCCCGAAGGATGCCGTGAAGCTGCTCATCGGGCGCCACGGAGCCAACGTCAAGCAG CTGCGGAAGGACACCCAGGCCCGCATTGATGTCGACGTGGAAGATTCTGGCGAGGAGCGCCTGATCCGCATCTGGGGCTCCGCCGTCCAGGTGTGCAAGGCCAAAGCCGCCATCCACCAGATCCTGGAGGAGAACTTGGCCGTGACGGAAAAGATCCTTGTGCCCCAGCGTGCCGTGGGGCGCATCATTG GCAGGGGCGGGGAGACGGTGCGAGCCATCCACCAGAGCACGGGGGCCAAGATCGATTGCGACCGTGAAGGGAGTTTTTCGCTCAACCGCCAGATCACGCTCTCTGGGACCCGCAAGGAGGTGCTAGCAGCTAAG AAACTGATCGCGGAAAAGGTTTTGGAGGACGAGGCCTTCCACAAGAAGCTCTCGCACGCGGCTATGGCCCGGTCCCAGCGGAAGCAGCCTCTGGGCACGAGGAAGGAGGACGCTGGCGGCAGCGGCGACCGGAGGCGGGGTCCCCCTTGCACCGAAGAAGCTTTCCATCAGCCGCTGGGGACCCCACACCACGAAGGAGCCACTGGGAAGATCCCAGAATATCCCCCCGATGAGCCGAGGAGCGAAGATGGCTCATCCTCCGAGTCCTTATCGGAAACCTCTTGTCTGAGCTATGCTTTCGAAG TCCCCAGCCCAGACTTCAGCTTCCACACCAACGAGCACCTGGAGGTCTACGTCTCGGCCTCCGAGACCCCCAACCACTTCTGGATCCAGATTATCGGCTCGCGCACCTTCCAACTAGACAAGCTGACCCACGAAATGACGCAGTATTACGGCAGCAGCCTTTCG GCTCCCCAGCCGGAACCCCTGAAGGTGAACGTGGGGGACATCGTAGCCGCCCCCTACCCCGAAGACCGCGCCTGGTACAGAGCCAGAGTCCTTGGCACTTTGGGCAATGGAAACATGGACCTCTACTACGTGGACTTTGGTGACAACGGAGAGGCTCCTTTGGAGAAGCTGCAGCCGTTACG GAGTGACTTCCTCAGCCTCCCCTTCCAAGCAATAGAGTGCGGCCTCGCCGGCATCGCTCCAGCGG GAGTGTCTTGGTCCGAAGCCGCATTGGACGAGTTTGACCGCCTCACACACTGCGCCAAGTGGAAGCCGGTGCTGGCAAAGATCTCCAGCTACCTGCCTGCTGGGAGCAGCACCTGGCCTCACGTCAGATTGTACAACGCCACCAGCGGGCAG GACATCGACGTCGGCGCGGAGCTGGTGCGGTTGGGCTACGCGGTGCAGTGCCCACAGGATGGAGACGGCGGGGCTGGAGATGGGCCCGATCCGTTGGACAAAGGTGCCCAGCACAGAAGCCTG GGAGACACGACAGGGGTGTCCCTGGAGAGCCTTCTCTCAGACACGCAGAAGACCCCTGACGAGATGCCCCTCACTTTGTCTTGCCTCAGCCTTTCGGGTAAGCTCCTCTGTCCCACTACATGGGTTTGTGCACCGGTGTGCCCTGGTCACTTCCCAAAACAGGAACACGAGGACTCCTGA
- the TDRKH gene encoding tudor and KH domain-containing protein isoform X2, with translation MYLVGLSRGEMQLRKFFPFPFRVPPAGAMAAEKGSWSSLTTLQKVALALGVPASGAILYILYRRYRESQEERLTFVGEEELQVEMKIPKDAVKLLIGRHGANVKQLRKDTQARIDVDVEDSGEERLIRIWGSAVQVCKAKAAIHQILEENLAVTEKILVPQRAVGRIIGRGGETVRAIHQSTGAKIDCDREGSFSLNRQITLSGTRKEVLAAKKLIAEKVLEDEAFHKKLSHAAMARSQRKQPLGTRKEDAGGSGDRRRGPPCTEEAFHQPLGTPHHEGATGKIPEYPPDEPRSEDGSSSESLSETSCLSYAFEVPSPDFSFHTNEHLEVYVSASETPNHFWIQIIGSRTFQLDKLTHEMTQYYGSSLSAPQPEPLKVNVGDIVAAPYPEDRAWYRARVLGTLGNGNMDLYYVDFGDNGEAPLEKLQPLRSDFLSLPFQAIECGLAGIAPAGVSWSEAALDEFDRLTHCAKWKPVLAKISSYLPAGSSTWPHVRLYNATSGQDIDVGAELVRLGYAVQCPQDGDGGAGDGPDPLDKGAQHRSLGDTTGVSLESLLSDTQKTPDEMPLTLSCLSLSEVASVSEGGDLLPLDSGSLTP, from the exons ATGTACTTGGTCGGCCTCTCCCGTGGGGAGATGCAGCTGAGGAAATTTTTCCCCTTCCCGTTTAGGGTGCCTCCAGCAGGGGCCATGGCAGCTGAGAAGGGCTCCTGGAGCAGTCTGACAACGCTGCAGAAGGTGGCCCTGGCGCTCGGTGTCCCCGCCAGCGGGGCTATTCTGTACATCCTGTACCGCCGTTACCGGGAGAGCCAAG AGGAGCGGCTGACGTTTGTGGGCGAGGAGGAGCTCCAGGTGGAGATGAAGATCCCGAAGGATGCCGTGAAGCTGCTCATCGGGCGCCACGGAGCCAACGTCAAGCAG CTGCGGAAGGACACCCAGGCCCGCATTGATGTCGACGTGGAAGATTCTGGCGAGGAGCGCCTGATCCGCATCTGGGGCTCCGCCGTCCAGGTGTGCAAGGCCAAAGCCGCCATCCACCAGATCCTGGAGGAGAACTTGGCCGTGACGGAAAAGATCCTTGTGCCCCAGCGTGCCGTGGGGCGCATCATTG GCAGGGGCGGGGAGACGGTGCGAGCCATCCACCAGAGCACGGGGGCCAAGATCGATTGCGACCGTGAAGGGAGTTTTTCGCTCAACCGCCAGATCACGCTCTCTGGGACCCGCAAGGAGGTGCTAGCAGCTAAG AAACTGATCGCGGAAAAGGTTTTGGAGGACGAGGCCTTCCACAAGAAGCTCTCGCACGCGGCTATGGCCCGGTCCCAGCGGAAGCAGCCTCTGGGCACGAGGAAGGAGGACGCTGGCGGCAGCGGCGACCGGAGGCGGGGTCCCCCTTGCACCGAAGAAGCTTTCCATCAGCCGCTGGGGACCCCACACCACGAAGGAGCCACTGGGAAGATCCCAGAATATCCCCCCGATGAGCCGAGGAGCGAAGATGGCTCATCCTCCGAGTCCTTATCGGAAACCTCTTGTCTGAGCTATGCTTTCGAAG TCCCCAGCCCAGACTTCAGCTTCCACACCAACGAGCACCTGGAGGTCTACGTCTCGGCCTCCGAGACCCCCAACCACTTCTGGATCCAGATTATCGGCTCGCGCACCTTCCAACTAGACAAGCTGACCCACGAAATGACGCAGTATTACGGCAGCAGCCTTTCG GCTCCCCAGCCGGAACCCCTGAAGGTGAACGTGGGGGACATCGTAGCCGCCCCCTACCCCGAAGACCGCGCCTGGTACAGAGCCAGAGTCCTTGGCACTTTGGGCAATGGAAACATGGACCTCTACTACGTGGACTTTGGTGACAACGGAGAGGCTCCTTTGGAGAAGCTGCAGCCGTTACG GAGTGACTTCCTCAGCCTCCCCTTCCAAGCAATAGAGTGCGGCCTCGCCGGCATCGCTCCAGCGG GAGTGTCTTGGTCCGAAGCCGCATTGGACGAGTTTGACCGCCTCACACACTGCGCCAAGTGGAAGCCGGTGCTGGCAAAGATCTCCAGCTACCTGCCTGCTGGGAGCAGCACCTGGCCTCACGTCAGATTGTACAACGCCACCAGCGGGCAG GACATCGACGTCGGCGCGGAGCTGGTGCGGTTGGGCTACGCGGTGCAGTGCCCACAGGATGGAGACGGCGGGGCTGGAGATGGGCCCGATCCGTTGGACAAAGGTGCCCAGCACAGAAGCCTG GGAGACACGACAGGGGTGTCCCTGGAGAGCCTTCTCTCAGACACGCAGAAGACCCCTGACGAGATGCCCCTCACTTTGTCTTGCCTCAGCCTTTCGG